GCTGAATTCCTTCCTCCGTCACTTTTAAAATCCAAAATTGCCACAATACATCCTGACCCCCTGTAAAAAAGACTTGAAACAGGGTTGTAAAGAGAATAATACCAATCATAGGCTTAACACCATTGAGGAAAAAGCTCATTTTTATCTTGGATAAAAAGATGACCAGTAGTACAAATGCAAATAATAAGATATTTGTCACCAGATTATTTGCCCAGAAAATAATCAATAAAAAACTCATCATAACGAGCAATTTACTTCGCGGATCCAAGCGATGTATCATCGAATCTCCTGGAATATAGCGACCTAAAATTAACTTATCCATGAGCCACCACCTCAATCAGTTCCTCCATTGTAATCGGAAGACGCTCAAAGACAAATCCTCTGCGCTCCAAATTTGCTGCAAATTTCGTAATTTTAGGAACACCCAATTGAATACTCTCCATAAAATCAACATCTTGAAAAATCACAACCGGTTTTCCTGATTTTACCAATTTTCCATTGGCCATAATAAACACATAATCCGCAAAATTTGCTACATCATCCATCAAATGCGTTACAAGAACAATAGTCATCCCTGCTTGATGAAGCTGTTTAAAAATAGCCATCAATTCCTTTCGCCCTGCTGGATCAAGTCCGGCTGTTGGCTCATCGAGCACTAGAACCTTTGGCTCCATAGCCAAAATCCCAGCAATTGCAACCCGTCGCATTTGTCCACCAGATAATTCAAAGGGGCTACGATCAAATAACTCTTCCGATATTCCTACTAGAGCTAGCTTTTCACGCGCAATCTCCTCAGCCTCTTCTCTTGAAATACCAAAATTCTGTGGCCCAAATGCAACATCTTTTAGAACCGTTTCTTCAAAAACCTGACTTTCTGGAAATTGAAAAACGAGTCCCACTTTTTTACGTACTTGTTTAATATCCTTGTTGATAGCGGTTGGTGTAATACAAAAATCATCAATTAAAACCGTGCCAGATGTAGGGATATTAAGACCATTTAATAAATGTAAAATCGTTGATTTTCCGGATCCTGTATGACCGACAATAGCAGTGTAAGAGCCATCTACAATCTCCAAATCGACACCAAAAAGTGCACGTCCTTCAAAAGGCGTGTTCGCTTGATATGTATAATCTACTTGTTGGAGAGTAATGCCCATAATGCTTCTTCTAATTCCTCTTCTGTAAAATAGCGCAATGGAATAGCTAAACCTTTATCACTTAATTCCTGGACGAGCTTCGCTGTAAATGGCTGATCAAGCCCTAAATCTTGTAAATCATCACGCATAAATAATTCTGCAGGACTGCTAATCGACTCAATCTTGCCCTGCTTCATCACCATCACCCGATCACTCAAGGCTACCTCGTCTAAATCATGGGTAATGGAAAGAACAGTAATCTGATACTTTTCCTTAATTTCTTTAACAATCCGGATTAACTCTAACCGTCCTTCAGGATCTAACATACTAGTTGCTTCATCAAGGATAATAATACTGGGACGCAAAGCAACGACCCCAGCAATCGCAACACGTTGTTTCTGACCACCAGAAAGCCTTGCAGGTTCCCGTTTTTTAAAATCGGACATCCCAACAAGTTCCAAAGCCTCATGAACCCGTTGTGTCATTTCTTCTAGTGGAATTCCTTGATTTTCAAGACCGAAAGCAACATCATCTTCAACAGTTGCCCCAACAAACTGATTATCTGGATTTTGAAAAACCATGCCAATCTGGCGACGTTTCTCCCAGACATTTGAAGGTGTCAAAATGTCTCCAGAAATAATAATTTCTCCTGATTCAGCCTCCAAAAGACCATCAATCAAGCGTACTGTAGTTGACTTACCAGACCCATTGTGACCAATAATCGATAACCATTCCCCTTGTTTCACGTGAAACGTTACATCATCCAGAGTATAGTGGTGATCTTCTACATCATATTTATAGCTTACATGCTTTACTTCAATTATATTTGTCATTACTGAAAAGTATCCTTAAATAAATAGGAAGCCCCCTTAAAATAATCATAACCTGAATAAAGAGTGAAAAATAAGGCGATGTAAAGAGTAATTGTCCCTAATAATTGCCAGTGAACTAATAAAAAGATAATCGCAAACATTTGAGAAAATGTCTTAATTTTACCAGGCATTGCCGCAGCAAGTACCGTTCCACCATTTTCTACTAAGAGCAAACGCAAACCAGTTACAGCTAATTCGCGACAAATAATAACCGCAACAATCCATGCTGGAGCAAATCCTAGCTCAACCAGCATGATAAAAGCTGTCATTACTAAAATTTTATCCGCCATTGGATCCGCAAATTTACCAAAATTGGTTACCACCTGCCATTTACGCGCTAAATAACCATCAAGATAATCTGTCAAACTAGCAAGTGCAAACAAGATTGCTGCTACAATATGAGCAGCAAGACTGTTCCAAACACTTAAAATTAGAATAAATAACGGAATTACCAAGATACGACCAAGCGTTAAAGTGTTGGGAATATGTTCTTTTTTCATTTTCTTCCTCATTGTTCAATCGTCAGAATCACATTTCCTGACTGATTCGTTAAAGCAGATGTATCTAACTTTTGTCCTGCAATTGTAATATCAACGCCACGAACAACACCTAATACCAGAGTTGCTGTCGAAGTCCCTGCTGGAAGAGTTGCTGATACCGTTGGGTTTTCTGTTGACAAGGTAAACCCACCCGCAATCTCACTATCTGTTAAACTGACCCAGCTTGTTACATTAGAAACTGCAAGAGTAACAGTAACAGGTCCTTTAGCCCCTTTAACGGCAACAGCTAAGTCGCTCCCACCACCAGAAGTTACCAAGCTAACACCTGATACTTGACTACTAGAAGAAGGAGTTGTAGACGAGGAAGTGCTTGTAGAAGTTTCACTTTCCTCCATAATCGTACTCGAAGATTGCGATACCACACTGTAAGAAGTGCTTGTTCCGGTAATTCGTGCCTGATTTTGCACGCGAGAATAGACAATGTAGGTCACAAAACAAAGAATAAAAGTCGAAGCCAATAATAAATAAATCAACGGTAGATACGACGTTTTCTTTTTTTTCACCTTATAGCTTCTTCTCAGTTCAGACTGTAGCTCTACTTCTTCTCCTGCTTCATAATACATCACTAAACTATTTTGGTCATAGGCATCCAGTAACACAGCTGCATCCAATTCCAGTACCTCAGCATATCGCTGTAAAAATGAACGAGTATAGGTTTTATCTGGAATAAATTCAAAATCATTGTACTCTAAAGCCTGCAGATATTTCGCTTGAATCTTCGTCATTCGCTGCAAATCAGCAAAATTCCAACCACGACTTTCCCTAGCCGCACGCAATACCTCTCCTATACTTTTTTGTCTCATAAGTTCCTCTCTCTATCAATTAGTTTTCAATACCATATTGTACCAAAAAATTAGGGAAATTTCGATGCTAATTCACTTTTATTTTGGAAAAATCATAAAATCTGTCATATCACAGCTAGAAATAAATTGTCGCCCAACTTCTATCACTTCCTCAAGTGTCAGATGATTCAAGAGCTCTGGAATATCAAAAATTGTTTCTGTTTCTGAAGCATGTTCTACAAAATAACCAACTGTAAATTCGGACGAATTGAGACCGCGAATAAACTCTCCATACATCTCATTTTTTAAAATGGTAAAATGTTGCTCTGTCACATCAGCATCATGCTCAAAATTCAACAAGGCCTTTTTTAACTGACTTGAAACAGTAATAGGTTCAGCCGTATCAGCTGTCACAACTGCAAAGTGATAACCTCCATGTACCTCGACATGAAATAAAAGAGAATGGTCAATTTTATTTTCACTGTATAAGGTTTGGTATCTCTTGGAGGTACGACCAAGCAACATGGATAGTAAAAAACTGAGACAAATTCGATAATGCTGCTCTTCCTCCTGCCCGATCGAATCATTCCCTCGTAAACCAATCGCCATTTTAGGTAGAGCCACTTCAACATATTCCTTGCGGTTCTGCAAAATCGGATTTTTTGGAAGTAGGGTAACGTTGCGGTTCTTTTTAAAAGTAGTAAGATTCTCCGACTGATTCTCCACAATCCATTGAAAGACCTCATGGACATCTATGTCCCCCATAACAACCAATGTCATTTCTTGCGGCTGATAAAACTGGCCAAAATTCTCTTGCAAAATCCTAGCAGAAATAAGCTCAATAGACTCTCTCGAACCTGCAATATCCTCAGCCAAGGCTGTATCAGGGTACAAACTATTTAATATTCCCAAGTACAAACGATGATCTGGATCATCAGCATACATATCAATTTCCTGACCAATAATCTCTTTTTCTCGTTCAACACTTCCTTCCGTAAAATGCGTTTCCCTCACCATTTTCTGGAGTAAGGAAAGAGGTTGACGGATATCTTCTGTCGTTGAAAAAAGATAACTCGTCTGGGTAAAACTGGTATAAGCATTTGCATTTGCACCATATCGAGCAAATTCCTGCAGTATATCACCACCATTTTCCATTTCAAACAGTTTATGTTCTAAAAAATGTGCAACACCTGCCGGATAACTCTTTTTTATACTGTCAACATCTGTAAATTCATTGTCAACTGACCCAAACTGAACCTTTAGTATGGCATAGGTCTCTTGGAAATCTTTTTTGGGAATCAACACGAGTTTCAAGCCATTTGACAACTTTCCATAATAAACAGGATGTTTCAAGTAAGAGTAGTTTATTTCTGTCAACTTCATCTTTACAGTTCAACTCCTTCCATAAAATAAACTGCTTGCAACCGAACAAATTTTGAAGCACGAATAATATCTTCTCTTGAAACTCGCTTGACAGCTTCCATCCATTCTTCTAGTTCTAACTGCTCTTCTCCAAAAATGACCTTATTATAGGCTTGTTCAATCAGTTGTCCCTGCTTATCCTGAGAAAGGGTAGCAGAATGGAGCAACATCTTTTTTGTCAGCTCTAATTCTTCATCCGTGAAATGACCTCTTTTAATGTCTAGCAACTGCTTACTGATTTGTCTCATAGTCCTTTTACGCTTGTCTTTATCAATTCCTGCATATACTTTTAAAAGACCCGAAAAAATGTTCAACTGACTACCGATTGTATAAGCAAGGCCTTCCTGTTCACGGACATTTACAAATAATTTTGAATGGGCAAAACTTCCAAATAAACCATTCAGAACAACCAGAGGAATATAATTGACATCTCTGTAAATAGATTGTAAATGATAGGCTAGTTCTAAGATGGACTGTCCTACTTCTTTTCGCTCCATTTTTTCTCTAACAACATTTGAAAAATCCTGCTTATAGGTCCATTCTAATTTTGGATTACGATAAGAAAAACGAAAGGCTTTCAATCGATTGATAACTTCCTCTTGGTCAAATTCCCCAGAAAAGAAAAAATCAATCCGGTCTAGATGAATCATATCCTGTAAAGTCTTGTAAACTGTCTCTGCTGTCTCTTTTTCTACTAAATACCGTTTTCCAATACGCGGAATTTTCAACGATTCATCTTCAAAAAACAAGCTCGAGAGTTCCACATCTGCATGATAGAAATGATCTTCCACTTCTGTATCAAGATAGTTTAATAAATTTTTCTTTTCAATATCAAAGAACTCTTTCTCAAAAGCCTCCTTTTTTATCAATGGCTTAAAGAGACAGGCATGTAAAAAATCTAGTAATGGTATCGTTAAATCTAATTTTTCTGGTAGGTAACTTGATTTTATATAGGTTATTTTGATATCAATCGAATGTACTCGACCTTTTTTCGATACGCTAACAGAGAAATGCGCACCGTATAATTCTGCTAAGCGCTGGTAAAATTGATAAGAACTGGGATATTCTTGATTGGCTATATCCAGCAAGTTAGAGAGTAAAACGCGTCCAGCTACTGTTTTTTGATTCATTGGAGCAGCAAAACGAACCAAAATCTGATTCGTTGTAAACTTCTCTCCGTCTATAAAATGTAGATGAACACCCTCTTGCAATTTCATACCTAACTCCTCTAAAACATTCTAAATTCAATTATACCATTTTATGGTATAATAAACTGAAACGAGGTAACTTATGGACTACAAACTATATGACGAATATATTCTTTTGCAAGCCTTATTAAAGGAAGTTGGGATTATCCAAAGCGGAGGGGCTATTAAGGGATTTTTACAGGAATTTCCCGTCTTTTTTAATGATGAAAAAGAAGAACGCAGACGCAAAAAAATCCGTATTGGAGATGTTATCAGTATTCCAAGCCAAAATGCTACGATTACTATTGTTGCACCAACTGAGGATGAGCAAAAACAATACGAGGAAGACAAGGCAGAAAAAGAGCGTGTCGCTAAGCTCGTAAAACAGCTAAATGCGCAAAATAAACAGGGAAAGATAACAGCAATTCCTTCTGCTAAGACTCCTAAAAACAAAAAGAAAAAAGCTCCTGTCCGCTTTCCAGGTACCTAAGTATGTGGCTAGAATCTTTACGTTTACAACATTTCCGTAATTACCAAGAATTAGACATTCGTTTTCATGACGGATTAAACATATTTCTTGGACAAAATGCACAAGGAAAGACGAATATCCTAGAGAGTATCTATTTCTTAGCCCTTACCCGCAGCCATCGAACCCGTGTAGACAAAGACTTAGTTCAATTTGAACAAACGCAGCTGACTCTAAATGGATTACTTCACCGGCAAACAGGTAAACTACCACTTGACATTGAGTTGACAGAAAAAGGACGTATCACTAAGGTCAATCATCTCAAACAGTCTAAATTATCCGATTATATCGGTCATATGAATGTTGTTCTTTTTGCTCCAGAAGATTTACAACTGATTAAAGGAGCACCCGCTCTCAGACGAAAATTTATAGATGTCGAGCTAGGGCAAATCAAGCCAATCTATCTGTCTGATTTATCTCAGTATAATCACATCCTAAAACAGCGAAATACCTATCTAAAATCTGCTAATGCGATTGATGAAACCTTTCTTTCTATCCTAGATCAACAATTAGCTGAATACGGCAGCAAAGTGATCCTACAACGAATGGAATTTCTCAAAAAATTGGAATTTTTTGGCAACAAAAAAGTGATTGAAATTTCCAATCAAGGTGAAGAATT
Above is a window of Streptococcus sp. zg-86 DNA encoding:
- the rodZ gene encoding cytoskeleton protein RodZ, which translates into the protein MRQKSIGEVLRAARESRGWNFADLQRMTKIQAKYLQALEYNDFEFIPDKTYTRSFLQRYAEVLELDAAVLLDAYDQNSLVMYYEAGEEVELQSELRRSYKVKKKKTSYLPLIYLLLASTFILCFVTYIVYSRVQNQARITGTSTSYSVVSQSSSTIMEESETSTSTSSSTTPSSSSQVSGVSLVTSGGGSDLAVAVKGAKGPVTVTLAVSNVTSWVSLTDSEIAGGFTLSTENPTVSATLPAGTSTATLVLGVVRGVDITIAGQKLDTSALTNQSGNVILTIEQ
- the pgsA gene encoding CDP-diacylglycerol--glycerol-3-phosphate 3-phosphatidyltransferase, which gives rise to MKKEHIPNTLTLGRILVIPLFILILSVWNSLAAHIVAAILFALASLTDYLDGYLARKWQVVTNFGKFADPMADKILVMTAFIMLVELGFAPAWIVAVIICRELAVTGLRLLLVENGGTVLAAAMPGKIKTFSQMFAIIFLLVHWQLLGTITLYIALFFTLYSGYDYFKGASYLFKDTFQ
- a CDS encoding energy-coupling factor transporter ATPase, which translates into the protein MGITLQQVDYTYQANTPFEGRALFGVDLEIVDGSYTAIVGHTGSGKSTILHLLNGLNIPTSGTVLIDDFCITPTAINKDIKQVRKKVGLVFQFPESQVFEETVLKDVAFGPQNFGISREEAEEIAREKLALVGISEELFDRSPFELSGGQMRRVAIAGILAMEPKVLVLDEPTAGLDPAGRKELMAIFKQLHQAGMTIVLVTHLMDDVANFADYVFIMANGKLVKSGKPVVIFQDVDFMESIQLGVPKITKFAANLERRGFVFERLPITMEELIEVVAHG
- a CDS encoding energy-coupling factor ABC transporter ATP-binding protein, which translates into the protein MTNIIEVKHVSYKYDVEDHHYTLDDVTFHVKQGEWLSIIGHNGSGKSTTVRLIDGLLEAESGEIIISGDILTPSNVWEKRRQIGMVFQNPDNQFVGATVEDDVAFGLENQGIPLEEMTQRVHEALELVGMSDFKKREPARLSGGQKQRVAIAGVVALRPSIIILDEATSMLDPEGRLELIRIVKEIKEKYQITVLSITHDLDEVALSDRVMVMKQGKIESISSPAELFMRDDLQDLGLDQPFTAKLVQELSDKGLAIPLRYFTEEELEEALWALLSNK
- the yfmH gene encoding EF-P 5-aminopentanol modification-associated protein YfmH, coding for MKLTEINYSYLKHPVYYGKLSNGLKLVLIPKKDFQETYAILKVQFGSVDNEFTDVDSIKKSYPAGVAHFLEHKLFEMENGGDILQEFARYGANANAYTSFTQTSYLFSTTEDIRQPLSLLQKMVRETHFTEGSVEREKEIIGQEIDMYADDPDHRLYLGILNSLYPDTALAEDIAGSRESIELISARILQENFGQFYQPQEMTLVVMGDIDVHEVFQWIVENQSENLTTFKKNRNVTLLPKNPILQNRKEYVEVALPKMAIGLRGNDSIGQEEEQHYRICLSFLLSMLLGRTSKRYQTLYSENKIDHSLLFHVEVHGGYHFAVVTADTAEPITVSSQLKKALLNFEHDADVTEQHFTILKNEMYGEFIRGLNSSEFTVGYFVEHASETETIFDIPELLNHLTLEEVIEVGRQFISSCDMTDFMIFPK
- the yfmF gene encoding EF-P 5-aminopentanol modification-associated protein YfmF, whose amino-acid sequence is MKLQEGVHLHFIDGEKFTTNQILVRFAAPMNQKTVAGRVLLSNLLDIANQEYPSSYQFYQRLAELYGAHFSVSVSKKGRVHSIDIKITYIKSSYLPEKLDLTIPLLDFLHACLFKPLIKKEAFEKEFFDIEKKNLLNYLDTEVEDHFYHADVELSSLFFEDESLKIPRIGKRYLVEKETAETVYKTLQDMIHLDRIDFFFSGEFDQEEVINRLKAFRFSYRNPKLEWTYKQDFSNVVREKMERKEVGQSILELAYHLQSIYRDVNYIPLVVLNGLFGSFAHSKLFVNVREQEGLAYTIGSQLNIFSGLLKVYAGIDKDKRKRTMRQISKQLLDIKRGHFTDEELELTKKMLLHSATLSQDKQGQLIEQAYNKVIFGEEQLELEEWMEAVKRVSREDIIRASKFVRLQAVYFMEGVEL
- a CDS encoding RNA-binding S4 domain-containing protein — protein: MDYKLYDEYILLQALLKEVGIIQSGGAIKGFLQEFPVFFNDEKEERRRKKIRIGDVISIPSQNATITIVAPTEDEQKQYEEDKAEKERVAKLVKQLNAQNKQGKITAIPSAKTPKNKKKKAPVRFPGT
- the recF gene encoding DNA replication/repair protein RecF (All proteins in this family for which functions are known are DNA-binding proteins that assist the filamentation of RecA onto DNA for the initiation of recombination or recombinational repair.); translation: MWLESLRLQHFRNYQELDIRFHDGLNIFLGQNAQGKTNILESIYFLALTRSHRTRVDKDLVQFEQTQLTLNGLLHRQTGKLPLDIELTEKGRITKVNHLKQSKLSDYIGHMNVVLFAPEDLQLIKGAPALRRKFIDVELGQIKPIYLSDLSQYNHILKQRNTYLKSANAIDETFLSILDQQLAEYGSKVILQRMEFLKKLEFFGNKKVIEISNQGEELTIHYQSSIKFTNSDKIVDSFLTELASCRKRDLFKKNTGVGPHRDDISFFLNGVNAHYGSQGQHRSLVLSLKLAEIELMKEMTREYPILLLDDVMSELDNNRQVKLLETISQNIQTFITTTSLDHLSKLPDNVKIFTVHQGIIEEQ